One region of Thermovirga sp. genomic DNA includes:
- a CDS encoding iron-containing alcohol dehydrogenase: MDYETFLGKVPGHLKNPAEFRTAGVKGKGKLAVGFGLIKTLGEEAAKLGSGKALLVTDKNMVNLGIHRFAIDPLEKAGFSVQIFDEVEPEPHVETCQEVQDLTRKEGFSVVIGLGGGSPMDVAKAAALAPGNPREMIDYMTGTPLEGEGLPCILVPTTSGTGSEVSPYIVTSKDDK; encoded by the coding sequence ATGGATTATGAAACCTTCTTGGGTAAGGTACCGGGGCACCTTAAAAATCCTGCCGAGTTCAGAACGGCTGGTGTAAAGGGCAAGGGGAAGCTCGCGGTTGGTTTCGGACTGATCAAGACCCTCGGCGAAGAGGCGGCGAAATTAGGCTCGGGCAAAGCGCTGCTCGTGACGGATAAGAACATGGTCAACCTTGGAATCCACCGGTTCGCCATCGACCCCCTCGAAAAAGCGGGTTTTTCCGTGCAGATTTTCGATGAGGTCGAGCCCGAACCTCACGTCGAGACCTGCCAGGAGGTACAGGATCTTACGAGAAAAGAGGGTTTCTCCGTCGTGATCGGCCTTGGCGGGGGAAGCCCCATGGATGTCGCGAAGGCTGCCGCCCTTGCCCCGGGCAACCCCAGGGAAATGATCGATTACATGACCGGTACCCCCCTGGAAGGCGAAGGCCTGCCCTGCATTTTGGTCCCCACCACTTCCGGTACGGGAAGCGAGGTCAGCCCCTACATCGTGACCAGCAAGGATGACAAGTAA